A section of the Engystomops pustulosus chromosome 3, aEngPut4.maternal, whole genome shotgun sequence genome encodes:
- the LOC140123013 gene encoding olfactory receptor 13D1-like, translated as MDSGNQTSFTELILVGLTQNLKARISLSFLFLFLYIVIILGNGFLIFTIIVSPQLHTPMYYFLCNLSFIDLGFTSCSLPRILYDTLFNKRRISVTICLMQMNLGLFLGIVECILLAVMAYDRYAAICSPLRYTLIMSWRVCNCMTVIMWGVSFILSLIATIMKPFVFCKGNTLDHYACEILVVMELACGDLSSVKTLMFIQSFYVLIFPLVLIVVSYIYIIASLLKISCAQGRSKAFSTCASHLTVVIMFYGGSITMYMGQARFSSNLKYISLTYGFLTPTLNPFIYSLRNSEVKDAFKKILTNYSAK; from the coding sequence ATGGATAGTGGAAACCAGACCTCATTCACAGAACTAATCTTAGTTGGACTAACTCAGAATCTGAAGGCCAGAATTTCCCTGTCGTTTCTCTTCTTATTCCTTTACATTGTGATCATCCTGGGGAACGGCTTCCTGATCTTCACCATCATCGTCAGTCCTCAGTTACACACCCCCATGTATTATTTCCTCTGTAACTTGTCTTTTATTGATTTGGGTTTCACATCATGCTCGTTACCCAGAATTCTCTATGACACATTATTTAACAAAAGAAGAATTTCTGTCACCATCTGCTTGATGCAAATGAACCTTGGATTGTTTTTGGGCATAGTGGAATGTATATTACTGGCAGTGATGGCCTATGACCGGTATGCTGCTATATGCTCTCCCTTACGGTACACCCTCATTATGAGTTGGAGGGTATGTAATTGTATGACTGTCATTATGTGGGGAGTTAGTTTCATCTTATCCCTTATCGCAACCATCATGAAGCCTTTTGTATTCTGCAAGGGAAACACATTGGACCATTATGCTTGTGAGATCTTAGTGGTCATGGAGTTGGCGTGTGGTGACCTCTCCAGCGTTAAAACGCTCATGTTCATTCAGAGTTTCTATGTTCTTATATTCCCCCTTGTACTTATTGTGGTGTCTTATATTTACATCATCGCCTCATTATTGAAGATTAGTTGTGCACAAGGAAGAtctaaagccttctccacctgcgctTCCCACCTGACTGTGGTCATCATGTTTTATGGAGGAAGCATCACCATGTACATGGGACAAGCAAGATTCTCCTCTAACCTGAAATATATTTCTTTAACTTACGGTTTCTTGACTCCGACATTAAACCCTTTTATCTACAGCCTAAGGAATAGTGAGGTGAAAGATGCCTTTAAGAAAATATTGACCAACTATTCTGCGAAGTGA